One Pantoea trifolii DNA segment encodes these proteins:
- the proP gene encoding glycine betaine/L-proline transporter ProP, whose protein sequence is MKLRRKRVKPIGIDDVTIIDDSRLRKAITAASLGNAMEWFDFGVYGFVAYALGKVFFPDASPSVQMIAALGTFSVPFLIRPLGGLFFGMLGDKYGRQKILSITIVIMSISTFCIGLIPSYASIGIWAPILLLLAKMAQGFSVGGEYTGASIFVAEYSPDRKRGFMGSWLDFGSIAGFVLGAGVVVLISTIIGEEKFLEWGWRIPFFIALPLGIIGLYLRHALEETPAFQQHVDKLEQGDREGLRDGPKVSFKEIATKHWKSLLACIGLVIATNVTYYMLLTYMPSYLSHNLHYSEDHGVLIIIAIMMGMLFVQPVMGMLSDRFGRRPFVIIGSIALFAFAIPAFMLINSGVLGLIFAGLLLMAVILNAFTGVMASSLPAMFPTHIRYSALASAFNISVLIAGLTPTFAAYLVEATNNLYMPAYYLMVVAVIGLITGIYMKETANKPLRGATPAASDMDEAREILQEHHDNIEQKIEDIDDEIAKLEAKRKNLVQQHPDINE, encoded by the coding sequence ATGAAACTACGTAGGAAGCGTGTAAAACCTATCGGGATTGATGATGTCACGATTATCGATGACTCCCGTTTACGTAAAGCCATTACCGCAGCCTCGCTGGGCAACGCGATGGAATGGTTTGATTTTGGTGTTTATGGCTTTGTGGCTTATGCGCTGGGTAAGGTGTTCTTCCCGGATGCTTCACCAAGTGTACAGATGATTGCTGCACTGGGTACGTTCTCAGTTCCGTTCCTGATTCGTCCACTCGGTGGTTTGTTCTTCGGCATGTTGGGCGACAAATATGGTCGCCAGAAAATTCTCTCTATCACCATTGTCATCATGTCGATCAGTACCTTCTGTATTGGCTTGATACCCTCATATGCCTCCATTGGCATCTGGGCACCGATCCTGCTGCTGCTGGCAAAAATGGCGCAGGGCTTCTCGGTCGGCGGTGAATATACTGGCGCATCGATCTTCGTCGCCGAGTATTCGCCTGACCGTAAGCGCGGCTTTATGGGCAGCTGGCTCGACTTCGGTTCAATTGCCGGCTTCGTGCTGGGTGCGGGGGTTGTAGTCCTGATCTCCACCATCATTGGTGAAGAGAAGTTCCTCGAGTGGGGCTGGCGCATTCCGTTCTTTATCGCGCTGCCGCTGGGCATCATTGGCTTGTATCTGCGTCATGCGCTGGAAGAAACGCCGGCGTTCCAGCAGCACGTTGATAAACTGGAACAGGGCGACCGTGAAGGTCTGCGCGATGGCCCGAAAGTGTCGTTTAAAGAGATCGCGACCAAACACTGGAAAAGCCTGTTGGCCTGTATTGGTCTGGTGATTGCCACCAACGTGACCTACTACATGCTACTGACCTACATGCCGAGTTATCTGTCGCATAATCTGCACTACTCGGAAGATCACGGCGTGTTGATTATTATCGCCATCATGATGGGTATGCTGTTTGTGCAGCCAGTAATGGGCATGCTTAGTGACCGCTTTGGCCGTCGTCCGTTTGTCATCATCGGCAGTATCGCACTGTTTGCCTTCGCGATTCCGGCCTTCATGTTGATTAACAGCGGCGTGCTGGGTCTGATTTTTGCCGGTCTGTTGCTAATGGCCGTGATCTTAAACGCCTTTACCGGTGTAATGGCATCATCGCTACCTGCGATGTTCCCAACCCACATTCGCTACAGCGCATTGGCAAGTGCCTTCAATATTTCGGTGCTGATTGCCGGTTTAACACCGACATTCGCCGCTTATTTAGTAGAAGCCACCAACAATCTGTACATGCCGGCTTACTACCTGATGGTTGTCGCGGTGATTGGTTTGATTACCGGTATCTACATGAAAGAGACCGCCAACAAGCCGCTGCGCGGTGCCACGCCAGCCGCGTCGGACATGGATGAAGCACGTGAAATCCTGCAGGAGCATCACGACAACATCGAGCAGAAAATCGAAGATATTGATGACGAGATCGCCAAGCTTGAGGCGAAACGCAAAAACCTGGTGCAGCAGCATCCGGACATCAACGAGTAA
- the hemB gene encoding porphobilinogen synthase, with product MSEFNLIQRPRRLRKSASMREMFQESNLSINDLALPIFVEEGVDDYVPINAMPGVMRIPEKRLAYEIERIAKAGIRSVMTFGISHHTDATGSDAWNENGLVARMSRICKDTVPEMIVMSDTCFCEYTSHGHCGVLCDHGVDNDQTLINLGKQAVVAAQAGADFIAPSAAMDGQVKAIRQALDAAGFTDTAIMSYSTKFASSFYGPFREAAGTALKGDRKTYQMNPMNRREALRESLLDEAEGADSLMVKPAGAYLDILRDIRERTTLPLAAYQVSGEYAMIKFAAQAGAIDERNVVLESLGAIKRAGADLIFSYFALDLAEQKVL from the coding sequence ATGTCTGAATTTAATCTGATCCAGCGCCCAAGAAGGCTGCGCAAAAGCGCGTCAATGCGCGAAATGTTCCAGGAATCTAACCTCAGCATCAACGATCTGGCGCTGCCTATCTTCGTTGAAGAAGGCGTGGACGATTACGTGCCGATAAATGCCATGCCGGGCGTGATGCGTATTCCCGAGAAACGTTTGGCGTATGAGATCGAACGTATCGCCAAAGCGGGTATCCGTTCAGTGATGACCTTCGGCATTTCCCATCACACCGATGCCACCGGCAGCGATGCCTGGAACGAAAACGGTTTGGTGGCCCGTATGTCGCGTATCTGCAAAGACACCGTGCCAGAAATGATCGTGATGTCTGATACCTGTTTCTGCGAATACACCAGCCACGGCCATTGTGGCGTACTGTGCGATCACGGCGTTGATAACGACCAAACGCTGATTAACCTCGGTAAGCAAGCCGTGGTGGCTGCACAAGCCGGTGCCGACTTTATCGCCCCTTCTGCCGCGATGGATGGCCAGGTGAAAGCCATCCGCCAGGCGCTCGACGCCGCCGGCTTCACCGATACCGCCATCATGTCGTATTCGACGAAGTTCGCCTCCTCCTTCTACGGCCCGTTCCGTGAAGCCGCAGGTACCGCGCTGAAAGGCGATCGTAAGACTTATCAGATGAATCCAATGAACCGCCGTGAAGCGCTGCGCGAGTCGCTGCTTGATGAAGCGGAAGGCGCAGATTCACTGATGGTGAAACCGGCGGGTGCCTACCTCGATATCCTGCGCGATATTCGCGAACGCACCACGTTGCCGCTGGCGGCGTACCAGGTGAGCGGCGAGTACGCGATGATCAAATTCGCCGCACAGGCGGGTGCCATCGACGAACGTAATGTGGTTCTGGAAAGCCTGGGCGCGATTAAACGTGCCGGCGCCGATCTCATTTTCAGCTATTTTGCCCTTGATCTCGCCGAGCAAAAAGTGCTCTGA
- a CDS encoding GGDEF domain-containing protein, whose protein sequence is MKAPALPADESHRLAQLRALNILHTPAEERFDRLTRLARRLFGVPVALVSLLEEDHQWFKSAAGYAATTAPRNTSFCGHAVLQDDVMVVENALEDERFHDNPLVNNSDNPVRFYAGCPLRTPAGAKVGTLCIIDHHARQFDADDIHTLRDLAAMAEAELVAFQTATSDELTQITNRRGFMTLGQLALNECQVKQLPASLTFLDLDRFKAINDTLGHREGDRALMDFADAMKVSFRHADIFARLGGDEFVVLFNGLQLADAEGVLARFDGFLQQQTQNLERRYALHFSSGIVEFDPDHPQSLEQLLEGSDERMYAAKNGKKKLS, encoded by the coding sequence ATGAAAGCACCTGCACTGCCTGCGGACGAGTCACATCGTCTGGCCCAGTTACGTGCGCTCAACATTCTGCACACGCCGGCAGAAGAGCGTTTCGACCGATTAACCCGCCTTGCCCGTCGTTTGTTTGGCGTGCCCGTCGCGCTAGTCAGCCTGCTGGAAGAGGACCATCAGTGGTTCAAATCGGCGGCCGGTTACGCTGCTACCACCGCACCGCGCAATACCTCTTTCTGCGGCCACGCCGTGCTGCAGGATGATGTGATGGTGGTGGAGAATGCCCTCGAAGATGAACGCTTCCACGATAATCCCCTGGTAAATAACAGCGATAATCCGGTGCGTTTCTACGCCGGTTGCCCGTTGCGTACGCCTGCCGGTGCTAAAGTCGGCACGCTGTGCATTATCGATCACCATGCGCGCCAGTTCGATGCAGACGATATCCACACCCTGCGCGATTTGGCTGCGATGGCGGAAGCGGAGCTGGTGGCTTTCCAGACCGCGACCTCCGATGAATTGACGCAAATCACCAATCGCCGTGGCTTTATGACGCTCGGCCAGCTGGCGCTGAATGAGTGCCAGGTGAAGCAGTTACCCGCCAGCCTGACATTCCTCGATCTCGATCGCTTTAAAGCCATTAACGATACGCTCGGCCATCGCGAAGGCGACCGCGCGCTGATGGATTTTGCCGATGCCATGAAAGTGAGTTTCCGCCACGCGGATATCTTTGCCCGTTTGGGCGGCGATGAGTTTGTGGTGCTGTTTAACGGCTTACAGCTCGCCGATGCCGAAGGCGTGTTGGCGCGCTTTGATGGTTTCCTGCAACAGCAAACCCAGAATCTGGAGCGGCGTTACGCCCTGCACTTCTCATCGGGCATTGTTGAGTTCGATCCTGACCATCCGCAATCGCTGGAACAATTGCTGGAAGGTAGCGACGAACGGATGTACGCCGCTAAAAATGGGAAAAAGAAGCTAAGTTGA
- a CDS encoding alpha/beta fold hydrolase, which produces MDFRFKPKQSLAVILASIALCVTAPALAANVYGEQLEGFNYPYPLQHFNFTSQQQALSMGYMDVKPTQQANGKTVVLMHGKNFCGATWDDTIKALSQKGYRVIAPDQIGFCSSTKPANYQYTFQQLAQNTHQLLQQLGIDNAIIVGHSTGGMLATRYALMYPQQTQKLVLVNPIGLEDWKAKGAPWRSVDQWYQRELKLDAAGIKKYEQQTYYSGQWKPEYDKWVDMLAGLNSGPGHKKVAWNSALIYDMIFTQPVYYEFKDLRVPTTLMIGTADTTAIGSDIAPPDVKAKLGHYNVLGKQVAQLIPGARLIEFPGMGHAPQMEEPQKFNQTLIADLAGN; this is translated from the coding sequence ATGGATTTTCGTTTCAAGCCAAAACAGTCACTTGCCGTTATTCTGGCATCAATCGCGCTCTGCGTTACCGCCCCGGCGCTCGCTGCCAATGTGTATGGCGAGCAGTTGGAGGGCTTCAACTATCCCTATCCTCTGCAGCACTTTAATTTCACCTCGCAGCAGCAAGCGCTGAGTATGGGCTATATGGATGTCAAACCTACGCAGCAGGCCAACGGCAAAACCGTGGTGCTGATGCACGGCAAGAACTTCTGTGGCGCAACCTGGGACGACACCATCAAAGCGCTGAGCCAGAAAGGTTATCGGGTGATTGCGCCGGATCAGATTGGCTTCTGCAGCTCAACCAAACCCGCTAACTATCAATACACTTTCCAGCAGCTGGCGCAGAACACCCATCAGCTGTTGCAGCAGCTGGGTATCGACAACGCCATTATTGTTGGGCATTCCACCGGCGGCATGCTGGCGACGCGCTATGCGCTGATGTACCCACAGCAAACGCAGAAGCTGGTGCTGGTCAATCCCATCGGTTTAGAAGACTGGAAAGCCAAAGGCGCGCCGTGGCGCTCGGTGGATCAGTGGTATCAACGTGAACTCAAGCTGGATGCGGCGGGTATCAAGAAGTATGAACAGCAGACTTATTACAGCGGCCAGTGGAAGCCGGAGTATGACAAATGGGTCGATATGCTGGCCGGATTGAACAGCGGACCGGGCCACAAAAAAGTGGCGTGGAACTCGGCGTTAATCTACGACATGATTTTCACACAGCCGGTTTATTACGAATTTAAAGATCTGCGCGTGCCAACCACCTTAATGATCGGGACCGCTGATACTACGGCGATTGGCAGCGATATCGCGCCGCCGGACGTGAAAGCAAAACTCGGTCATTACAACGTGCTGGGCAAGCAGGTGGCGCAGCTGATTCCCGGCGCACGGTTAATCGAATTCCCCGGCATGGGCCACGCGCCGCAAATGGAAGAGCCGCAGAAGTTTAATCAGACATTAATCGCCGATTTAGCTGGCAATTAA